The DNA region GTTTCTCGCGAGATGATACTTAGCGCTCACTCGCGTTCGCGCGCGGCGGACTTAGGGCGTAGCGGGCCGTAGCCCAGACTGGCCAGCCCACGAACCAGACGGCGGTGATGAGCCACACCCGGCCAATCCATCCGTCGAGCTCGGCGGTGCGCGAGGCGTCGCCCACGAGCAAGATGATGCCGCCGAGCACCGCGGTTGCGATGGCTGCGCACAGGAGCATCTTGAGCCACTGTTGCCACTCGTAGCGCAGGCTCGCGAGGCCTTCCTTTGGTGGTTTTACGGGCGCGGATCCGCCGGCAAAGCGGTGGGCAAATGAAGCGTCGACCCTCGCGATAATCTGGTGGCCGAAGGCGACCGTGAACCCGAGGTACAGGGCTCCGAGCCCGTGCGCGAAGTCGGCGGTGGCACCGTTAGCGAGCAGGTCCCAGGCGATGAAGCTGAGCAACAGCACGTCGAGAACCGGAACGCCCAAGAGCAGCACGGTCGAGAGGGCGCGCAGGCGCAGCAGATAGCGGGCGACGAGACCGAGGCCGAGCACGACCCAGAAGCCGATCTCGCACGCGAGAATACCGATCACAATGAGGTTCATGTCACCCAGTGTGGGGCCCCGCGTGAGCGAGCACATCGTGCGACCGAACGGCCTCACCTCGTTCGATCGAATGAGTGGGGCCGTGGCTCGGGTGCGGCACACTAGAGGCATGGTGAAAGAGTGGTTGGTGGCGCTTGGGGCGAACCAGGCGAGGCGCGACGCCCTCGTCGCGGCGCTGTGGCTCGCGCTCGGGCTTGTGCTGCTGCAGTTCGGCGCCTACCCGCTCTGGGGCGATGTGGCGCTGTGGCAGACGAGCGGCGGTGCTTTCGTCTTCACGCTCGTCGCGATGGTGCTCGTCGCGACGGTGCGGTCCAGGCATCCGTTCGTGGCCCTCGGCCTCGGGGTGCCGATCATCGCCGTCGACCTTGGGTATGGCGGGAGCCTCGGTGTCGTGATCGTGGGTACCGACCTCGTGTATGCCGCGATGAAGTACGGCAGCGACCGGGCGGTTCGGCGTGCCCTCATGGGTGCCGGGGCGCTCGCGGTCGCCTGTGCCGTCTGGCTCATCGCGGTGCCGTTTCGTGACGGAGCGATTCCCGTCATCGTGGTGCAGGCCTGGCTCATCCTGCTCATCTCTGGCGCCTGGGGATGGAACGTGCGCAGCGAGCGCAAGCGCACCGAGGCGAGGCTCGCCGACCTGCACGAGCGCGAGCACCGCGACCTGCAGCGGCGCGTCGCTCACGACTTGCACGATCTCGTGGCCAACCAGATCGCGGTCGCGGGGCTCCACATCGAGGCGGCAAAGCTTATCGCCTCGGCCCAGGAGCCCGTTGACGCGCGCATCGTCACGAGCCTTGATCATGCGAAGCACGGGGCTGATCAGGCACACCAGAGGCTGCGAGAGCTCATCGCAGTGCTGAGCGAGGTTGATGGAGCGGGGCAGGGCAGCACGCTCGATATCGATCGAGGGATTGAGCAGTTGCGACACCTGCTGCCGGGCGGCCGTCAGCTCGCGTGGCAGCCTGGCGCGCGCGAGGCCCTGATGCGTGCCTGCGAATCGCTCCCCGAGGCCGGCGCGATGGTGCTGCTGCGGGTTATGCGGGAGCTTGTCGCGAATGCCGCAAAACACGGTCGCGGCGACGTGCTCGTGTGCGCTGGCGATGCCGGCACCCTGAACCTGCGGGTGGTGAACGAGGTCTCGGGCGACACGGTGAGCTCCCCCGGGAACAGTCTGGGGCTCGCCGGCGCGAGGCTCTTGCTCGCGAACATTGGTGGCGAACTCGTCGCCGAAGAGCGGCCTGGCGGGCCGGAGCGGCATAATGGGCTTGACGGGCCCGTGTGGTGCGCAGAGCTTCTGATCGCCGAGGCCGGGTAGAGGAGGCCGCGTGATATCACCCGTACGTGTGGTGCTCGCCGACGACCACGTTGCCGTGCGCAGCGGGGTCGCAGCGATTCTCGGGACCGACCCTGGCATCGAGGTGGTTGCTGAAGCCGAGAATGGTTTTGACGCGCTCGCCGCCTGTGTCGCTCACGACCCTGACGTTGCCCTCATCGATCTCAGGATGCCCGGAACCGACGGAATCTGGGCCACCCAGCGCATCACGCGCGAAACCCGTACCCGCGTGATCGTGCTCACGACCTACGACACCGACGAGCTCATCGGCGAGGCGTTTGCCGCGGGCGCCCACGGCTACCTGCTGAAGAGCACGAGTGGGGCAGAGCTCATTCAGTCGGTTCATCACGTCGCCGCTGATCGTCACGTCGTCGATCCCGCGATCGCGGGTGGGGTCATCAAGACCTTTGCGGCGGATCGCGCGAGCCAGCGCACCCCGGTGCCGCCCGGCCCGCTCGAACTCGGGCAGCTCACCCCGCGCGAGCGTGAGGTGTTGCGGCTCGTGGTGACCGGGGCGAGTAATCAGGCCATTGCCGATGAGCTTCGCGTGAGCGTGACGACGGTGAAAACGCACGTCGGGGCGCTGTACGCGAAGACGGGGGCTCAGTCACGCGTAGAGCTCGCGAGGCTCGGCTCAGGTGCCGAGTCGCGCTAGTCAGCGCTGTTGAACTCGACCCACTCGTTCCAGGTGAGGGGCTTGCCGCGCACCGCTTCGGGGTGCTTCGCACTGTGTTTGAGGCCGATGAGGTAGTGGTCGAGCTGGCGTAGGCCGAGTTCGACGACCCGTTCGCGCTCGGCGGGAATCGAGGGGCGAAGGTGGGTGATCGCGAGCATGAGTTCGCCCGCGTTGTAGTCGTTCGGAACGAGGCCCCGCTGACGGTCGAGGTCAATGAGTGCTTCGAGCGCCTGCCGCAGCTCCTCGGCCGCGGCGTCGACGCTCGGGTCTCGAAGCACGTGCTTGCCGAAGGTGGTGGCGAGGGGGCTGGCGGCCTCGGCGAGGTGGCGTTGCATGAAGCCCTGCACCGCGAAGTCGCCCGGTTCGTCGGCGATGCGGCGCGCGATGTCGATGACGTGGTGGAGTGCCCGAAGGCGTAGCTCGAGGGTGAGCTGTTCTTTGCTCTGGTAGCGGCGGTAGATGCTCGCGACGCCAACTCCCGCCCGCTCGGCAATGGCCGACATGGGGGCGTTGAAGCCCTGTTCGACGAACACCTCGCGGGCGGCGTTGAGCACC from Leucobacter sp. UCMA 4100 includes:
- a CDS encoding TetR/AcrR family transcriptional regulator yields the protein MTSFAENGQPPAEAPAAALRGRAAEARSNDDAVLNAAREVFVEQGFNAPMSAIAERAGVGVASIYRRYQSKEQLTLELRLRALHHVIDIARRIADEPGDFAVQGFMQRHLAEAASPLATTFGKHVLRDPSVDAAAEELRQALEALIDLDRQRGLVPNDYNAGELMLAITHLRPSIPAERERVVELGLRQLDHYLIGLKHSAKHPEAVRGKPLTWNEWVEFNSAD
- a CDS encoding response regulator yields the protein MISPVRVVLADDHVAVRSGVAAILGTDPGIEVVAEAENGFDALAACVAHDPDVALIDLRMPGTDGIWATQRITRETRTRVIVLTTYDTDELIGEAFAAGAHGYLLKSTSGAELIQSVHHVAADRHVVDPAIAGGVIKTFAADRASQRTPVPPGPLELGQLTPREREVLRLVVTGASNQAIADELRVSVTTVKTHVGALYAKTGAQSRVELARLGSGAESR
- a CDS encoding sensor histidine kinase, producing MSPSVGPRVSEHIVRPNGLTSFDRMSGAVARVRHTRGMVKEWLVALGANQARRDALVAALWLALGLVLLQFGAYPLWGDVALWQTSGGAFVFTLVAMVLVATVRSRHPFVALGLGVPIIAVDLGYGGSLGVVIVGTDLVYAAMKYGSDRAVRRALMGAGALAVACAVWLIAVPFRDGAIPVIVVQAWLILLISGAWGWNVRSERKRTEARLADLHEREHRDLQRRVAHDLHDLVANQIAVAGLHIEAAKLIASAQEPVDARIVTSLDHAKHGADQAHQRLRELIAVLSEVDGAGQGSTLDIDRGIEQLRHLLPGGRQLAWQPGAREALMRACESLPEAGAMVLLRVMRELVANAAKHGRGDVLVCAGDAGTLNLRVVNEVSGDTVSSPGNSLGLAGARLLLANIGGELVAEERPGGPERHNGLDGPVWCAELLIAEAG